A window from Setaria italica strain Yugu1 chromosome VIII, Setaria_italica_v2.0, whole genome shotgun sequence encodes these proteins:
- the LOC101782931 gene encoding uncharacterized protein LOC101782931 has translation MPPQRKKRTTEDEATEERQLSMVEPIESSGTNKEMKLKRIEDNLRARELKKRAEQGTLNEAPQPMDTQDDPSSKSEDELALALKQLEKLKREKERFTQELQAQRQAADKLAKLNEAKR, from the coding sequence AGAAGATGAGGCCACGGAAGAAAGACAGCTTTCTATGGTTGAACCaatcgagtcaagcgggacgaATAAGGAAATGAAGCTCAAAAGAATTGAGGATAACTTAAGAGCAAGAGAACTAAAGAAAAGAGCTGAACAAGGAACCTTGAACGAAGCCCCTCAGCCCATGGACACTCAAGATGATCCATCAAGCAAGTCGGAGGATGAATTAGCTTTGGCACTGAAGCAGCTAGAGAAGCTGAAAAGAGAAAAGGAGCGTTTCACTCAAGAGTTACAAGCTCAAAGACAAGCAGCTGACAAGCTAGCAAAATTGAACGAAGCTAAGAGATAG